The segment CGTACATGGCGCCGCAGAACATCGAGGAGAACCAGCACGTCAGGGTGGTCCTGTTCAAGGCAGCACTGACCACCGGCTGGGACTGCCCCCGCGCCGAGGTCATGGTGTCCCTGCGCGCGGCGAAGGAGCACACCTCCATCGCCCAGCTCATCGGTCGCATGGTCCGTACCCCGGTCGCCGGCCGGATCGACACCGATGGCCTGGACGAGCTCAACTCCGTCTCCCTCTACTTGCCGCACTACGACAAGGACGAGGTCGCCAAGGTGGTCTCCGCGTTCGTCGGTGACGCCGACGTCGAGGTCCCGGTCGCGGTGAACCCGATGCAGTTCGAGCGCACCCCTGGGATCCCGGACGCGCTCTGGGAAATCGTGTTGCCGAAGGAGATCAAGCCGAAGCGGACTTTCGCTTCCGAGACCGCGCGCCTGGCCACCCTGGGCACCCGTCTGGACGGGCTGAAGATCATCAACCCGTACAGCCCGGCGATCACCCTGACGCAGGAGGTCGAGAACCGGGTGACGGACATCCTCCTCTCCGAATACCGGCGCCTCCAGGCCGGGATCGACGACGACGCGTCCGGCCTGCTGGAAGTCACCTACGACCGGGTCGGCTATGACCAGTACACCGGTGCGACGATCACCACCACAGCCCTGGCCGTGCGCACCTCGGCGACCAATATCCGGGAGCTGCACAAGAAAGCCGAGGCCCGTATGCCCGACGCATCGGGCCGATGGCTCTACAACGCCCTCTACGCGCAGCTCGGTGACCATGAGGAAGCCGTCGTGCGTCTCTCGGCCATGTCGGTCCACGACGAAGTAATCAAGGAGCTCGAAGGAGCAGCGAGCCGCCTCATCGACTCGTGGCGGCACGACTTCCAGCCCAAGGTGTCCCGCCTGGATGCCGATGAGCGGGTCAAGCTGGACGAGATCTGGCATCCGCACGGCGTCCCGGTCCCCGGAACATTCACTTTCCCCAAGACTGTGAAGACCCGCACCCAGAAGGTCGTCACCGACGCCAAGGGCAAGGCCACGATCGAGGACCTGGAGACGTTCAAGGGCCACCTGTACTCCGACGCCAACGGCGACTACCCGATGGTTGCCACCGGCTGGGAGAAGGACGTCATCGCCAAGGAACTCGCGCAGCCGGGCCTGCTCGGCTGGTACCGGAACCCTTCCTCGGGCGCCGGCGGCCTGTCCGTGTCCTACATCGAGGGCGGCGTCGACAAGTCGATGTTCCCGGACTTCCTGTTCTTCTACCAGGTGGACGGCAAGATCGTCGTGGACATCGTGGACCCGCACAACCACAGCCTGGGTGACACCCCTGGCAAGTGGGCGGCCCTGTCCCGGTTCGCCCGCCAGAACCCGGGCGTCTTCCGCCGGGTCAGCGCGGTCATCAAGAACAAGGCCGGCGTGCTGAAGTCCCTGGAGCTCACCGGGCGGGCTAACACCGTCCTGGAGGACAAGATCGCGGCCGCCTCCGGTGGAGAAGACATCGCCTCGCTGTTCGAAGAATTCGGCGGTACCTACTAAGCGCCCCCTGGAGAGCCCTCCCCGCACGACGGGGAGGGCTCTTTCCGGCTCCGCACACATGGGGGCCATGGAACCCATCATCTGGATAAGCTTCGACGGCACCGTCCCCGTCCCGGCTCTCGCGCGGCTCTACGCGGTGTCCCGCGAATCGCTCATCGAACTGTTCGAGCGCGGCCGCCCGCTGACACAGCTCAAGTTCGGCAAGGACGGCGTCTGGATCCGCCCCGAGGACGACACTGACTGGGATGAGGCCGAGCGGATTGCCCGCATCGAGGTCGAAGGCGTGGACTTCTACACCTTCACAGACAGCATCTTCGAGTTCAACGACGACACCGAGCAGATGCTCGAGCTGGGCTACCGGGCGTACTTCGTCCCCGGTGCCGGCATCGTGGTCGACAACCCGGATACCCCTGTGGCCACCGCGGCCCAGCGATTCATCGACGACCTGTCGGGTGTCTTCGGTAAGTACGTGCCGGAGCGGCTGAACTCATGGGCTGAGTACGCGACCGCGGTGCCGAACCTGGAGCGGGCGTTCGCCCTGGCCGGCGTTGAGCGCCACGAACGCGAGAAGCAGGAACTGGTTGCCACCTTGGTCGATGACTTCCTCGCCACCCGTGCTGCCGGGCTGCCAACCGAGGGCACCGTCCGCGCCGACGAGATGGCCGTCAACACCGTCCTGGAGGCCACCGACGTCCGCTGGTGGAGCCACACTCCAGGCCGTGAGCTGTTCGTCGTCACTAAGGTCGAACCGGCCGAAAACGGCATGCTCGCCGTCACGACCGAGACCAAGTACGGCCACGAACGCACCCGCCTGGTCCGCCCGGACCGCCGCTTCCTGATCGCACAGCCCTGATTTTCGCCCGTCAGGGCGGGTTCCGCATAGTACCTCTTGGGAGGAAGCCCATTCTCAATGGCAGGTCTATCCCCGGCCCATCAAAAGTCAGATGCACACGAAAGAAACGAGTCACCATGTCGAAACGTTCCGAACCCGACAAGCTTCCCACCGTAGAGCTGGAGCAGTGGCTCATCAGCAACAAACTCGCTCGCCATACCCGCTCTGACCGGGCCTGCTTCCACCGCATGGCCGGCCTCCCCAGCATCGGCTCCGCGGCTGAAAGTGCATACGGATGCCAGGGCGGGGACTGCTACATCTCCGGCGCAATTTTCGACCACCCGCGACGTTTCAGGGTCACTGGGCGCAATCGAATCGCCGACTGCGCCGGGGTCATCTCAGCACCGTATCTGCACGCGCATGAAATGCTGCGGGACGCCGAGCTCATTTCCGACAGGTGGGGGCTGTCTTTCCGACTCGATGACGCGCGCGACGACTGGTACGGCTACGGCACGACGTCTCTCGTGCTCTGGAACCCGAAGAAGATCTCGCTTTGACAGGAGAGGGTGGCCGTCTCACTCTCATGCGGCTCAAGCCGGACACCTCGGGCAGCGTGGTCTACAAGCCGTTCAACGAGGCGGATGACTTCACCGACGGCTGGTGGGATGACGCGATCTATGGGTTCGAGCCGACCCAGCGCTTCTACTCATTCTTCGTCGGCCAGCACGAGGTCGCGCGGGTCGAGATTGAAGTTCAGGACGTCCTCAACTCGGAATACGACCAGCCAGCCCATCCCGGGCCGTATGCTGTCATCCACTTCTTTGAAGTCTCGGAGGACCACCGCCGCAAGGGCTACGGAACAAAGTCCGTTCACCTGATCGCCGACCGCTACAAGGCCATGCCGTTGGTGGCGTTCTCCGAGGGTGCGGACGATTTCTGGGGCTCTCTGGGCTGGGCCCGACACGAACACAAGACGGAGCCGGATCATTCTCGTCCGATGTACGTGAGCGAGCCCCGGTGACTGGCGCCCGTCTGCAGACGATGGCTAAACGTCGGACGATCGGCGCTTTTGGCGGCGCCTACGCATGCTTCGTGCAAGTTCTAGCCAAATACTGGTAGTTTCTGGACATGTTCAATCGCAAGCGGACCCCGTACCGTGCTGACATCGAAGCAGCCATCCCCGCGTACCGCGAGGCGGCGTCAAACATCGAACGGTCCGAGATCGCAAGCCTCGAAAGCCGGCTCGAACCAGGTGAAACGGTGCTGTTTCTTTCCGGCTACCGGGTGCTTCCACTGATCGTGTTGACCGACCGGCGGGTCCGACTCTTTTCAGACGGACGGCTGAAAGCCGATGTGTCCTACCGGCTCGCCGACATCGACAACGCGAACTGGGGTCCGTCTACCCTGTCCATGATCGTTGCCGGCACGAGAGCATCCATCCCGAACTTCCCACGGCAACACAGGACGAGGCTTATGGCTGCCTTCGAGCCCGCATGGCGAGCTGCTCGAAACCAAAGTTACGAACCCGTCCCAGCGGACAGCGACATCATTTCGCAACTGGAACGCCTGGCTGCGCTGCGCGACGCTGGGGTGGTCACGAAAGACGAGTTCGAAGCGAAGAAAGTCGAGATGCTCGCCCGGCTCTGATAGTCAGAGCCTGAACGTCGGCTCCGCGTGCTGGAAGGACGCGAAGCTGCCCCGGTTGGATGCCGCTGTTGTTTTGCCCCGGCCGGCGGCGGATGCAGCCTTTGCCATCCGGTTCTGCAGCTTTCGTTGCGCGTCCCAAAGTTCCTGCTGGAGCTTGTGCAGCTCATTCCGCCCGACCCGGTTGCCCTTCGAGTCGGTGTACTCCTCGCAGCTGGACGGCTCTTGGGCTGCGCCGATCGGCCCGTACGCCACGTGGCAGCGGTCGCCCACCCCTTCCTCGGCGGCGTATTCGTTGTTGCCCATGATGACCCCGCCGGTGTTCCGGGTCCATTTCACGGTCTTGATCCGGTTGAACAGGGCGGTGCCGGCTACCGAAGCGTGCGCCCGCTCCGTGGCACCGCGGTTCTCACCGGTGCTCCACCGGACGGTATTGCTGTCCTTGTCGAAGCTGACAGACCCTTCGCCGGCCTGGAAGCTTGTGGTCCGGTTGGTCGGGAACGGCAGATCGGACTTGAGGACCCGGGCGGGCTTGCCATCGCGGGGGAGGCCGAGGCGCCATTCGACGTCGTCAAGGAATTCCTCCGTGAACGGTGGCTTCGCAGGGCGGCTCCACGACGGCCGGTCCTGGTGGGCGTAGAACTCCTTGTGTTTGGCGTCCGTGTACTTCCGGAGCGCCGCCGTATAGGCGCCCGGGTCAGTCTGCGCTTTGCGGGTCAGGCCCTTCCAGAACGACTGGGTTTCGTCGAAAACCTTGCTCTGGTGTTCGTGGGTGGCTTTCTGCACGGCTTGGCGGACGGCGGCGAATTCTGCTGAGGGGATGGTGATTTCCCCATGTTGGGTATCCCAGTGGCCCATCGTGTTCCTTTCGTCGGATTCACTATGGGTGTGTGCGGCGGTGACCGGCCGCAGTGAATCCGCACACATGGCTGCCATGAAACGATTCCAGGTCCACGTCCGCACCCGTCTCGACACCGGAGAGGGCGGGGTGAAGAACTCCCACGTTGAGAAGCTCAGCGCGTTCAACGAGTCGCTGGTGCCCTTCTTTGAATCCGGTTCGTGCCGCATGGTCGAGTCCCTGGACGACGTCGCCTACGGGACGATCTTCGGCATCGTGGACCGCAAGAACGCACCTGCCCTGACAGGGGTGAAGTTCCGTGACTCGGAAGCCGGGACTATCCTGGTCGCCGACTTCAAGCAACGTGCAAGCGAAGCCGGACTCGAGGCCGCGGCTTCCGCGGTTTCGCGGTCTGTATACCTCGCGCAGGGAGGTCGGTAACGGCATTCCCGGCCGGGTGCTGCCGCGGATCCGTTTCGCCGCACACATCTCTGGCATGACCAAGAACGTAGAAAACCGCGCCCGCGTGCAGGCCGGCATCAAGACGGGTGGCCAATTCGCCCCAGAGGCGCACTCCGAGCCCGCCGGCCTCACCCTGACCATGGAACCATCACCGCTGGACAGGACCGCCGTCGGCATCCTCGGCGCACTGGTACGCGCCCGATCCGCCACGGAGATGGGTGCCTGGCAGCGCCGGCAGGACAAGGGACGGTACGGGTACGAGCACGAACCGCGGGACCCCGTGCCCGAGGTCCTGGTCGAACTGGATCGACGTGCTGCCGCCTTCGAGACCCTGCCAAAGCAGGAGCAGGAAGAGCTCCTGGACCAGCTGAAGATGCAAGGACACAAGTACCTGCTCGAGCCCGGCCAGCGGCTGGGCAACGACAAAGTCCAGGTGGCTGCCGACCTGGACACCAGCGGCAACACCGGTCTCGCCCTGGTCGCGCAGAGGGTCGTCGCTGACACAGGCATCCCCGGCACCATCACCTTGGCCGAAGCCGGCGACCTGACAAAATTCACAGTCCGGGACGGAGACATCAAGCACACCATCAGCGTCGGGCCGCGATCACTATCCCTCTCGACCCGCAGTGGCGAGGAAGATGACTACAGTCGCGACGATTGGTTCAGCCGTGCCGACGTCAGCAGCGTAGGCGGCTACGTGTTCGATGAGAAACGGGCCGAGTACCTCCGCCGGCTCTACGAGTCCCACCGCGAATACACCATCATGATGGACGTCGTCGCAGGCTCTTCCTTCCGGGACTCCGAGGACCACCTCGGGCAGCTGGACCGCAGCGTCCGCAGCGCCGAACTCCGGGTTGATGGCGTCGGCTACTTGCTGGACGTCTCCGGGGACGAACCGGCACTCAAGACGGACGACGGGCAGACACTCCACCCGTCCATGGTCCGCGGTTTCCTGAACCACACGGCCACCCTGACCGGACACCCGGACGGGGACGCCTTCGCCTCGGACTTGCGGGAAGTGTTCCGGGAAACGGATCGCCGGCTCGTCCGCTGATTTTTTTCGAACGAGGCCCCCGCGCAGACTCGGCGCGGGGGCCTTTCCGCGTCTCAGCAAGAATGTCGCACCGTACCCGTATCGTCTGCTTCGACTGGGACCCCACCAGTCGTCGGCGGTGGAAAGGGTACAACGTGAACAAGTTCGGCCATCCAGAGGCTGCCTTTCCACCGCCGGCAATCCCCGGCCCTGCCATCCTCCAAGTGGCACCTTCCATGCTCCCGGCGCGGGCTTCAAAGGCGAAGTCGGCGCTGCGGATTTCCGCCGGCCTGATCTCCATCGCGGTCGGCTTTTGGGGCGGAAGCGCCGCCCTGGCCCTGAATTCGATGAGCGGCTACATGGGTCCGCGCTTCGCGTGGCTGGGGTTCCTGCTCGGTTTCGCCGCCCTATGCAGTGCTGTCACCGGCTTCGTCCAGATCATCCGCCACGCCAAGAAGGATCTGCGGATCCCGGCCCTGTCGATTGCGTTCGCGGCCATCAATGTCCTTGGCTACGTGGCCGTATTCATTGCCTTCCCGCTGGTGACCCCGATGCTCGGCGGGCTAGTCTTCTCCGCCCTCGGAATCGTTCTGATCGCCCTGGCCGCGGTCTTTGACGCCTGGCCTGCCACCGCTCGTTGAGCCGCGGGCCTTCCCGGCGGGATCCGGGTCTACGCATGAGAATCAGTAAGAAGTACCGACTTACCGGAGGCGCAAGTGTTTTTCCTACCAAATCCTGACCGGAGAGTCCCGGACGACCTGATCGTGTCCGCGACCGACATCGTCGCCGGCTCAGTCTGCGAGTTCGCAGCCGTCCGCAAACTCGATGTGCTCCTTGGCCGGATCCGCGGCGTTCAGGAAGATGATGCTATGGCGGCGCTCACCGCCGCGCTGGGGGACAAGCACGAGGCAAAGGTCCTGGGCCTGCTCCGGGACGAGTTCGGGAGCTCACGGGTATACGAGGTCAAGCCGCCGCGTACTTTCGACCGGGCCGGACTCAAGGACAGGCACAGGGAAACCATCCAGGCTCTTCGGGATGGCTACGAGGTCATCTATCAGGGCAGCTTCTTCGACGCCGGTTTCCACGGCCGCGCGGACTTCCTGATCCTCCAGGAGGACGGCACGTACGCTGTGTTCGACACGAAACTGGCCCGCAGCGCAAAAACCGAGGCCCTCATGCAGCTGGCTGCTTACGCCGATCAGCTGCGGAATGCCGGCATCCCGGTCCACACCGACGGTCACCTGATCCTGGGCACCGACGAGACAACCAGTCACCCGCTGCCGGAGTCCATCCCGGTGTTCAACGCCGCTCGGGACCGGCTCCGCGCCGTCCTGGAAGCCCACCGGCTCGGATCCCGGCCGTCCACATGGGGCGACCCGCGCTGGATGACGTGCCTGAAATGCGCCGACTGCAAAGCCGAAATGGAAGCAGCCGATGACGTGATGCTCGTGCGCCGGATGAACCGGTCACGCCGGGCCAAGCTCATGCAGGCCGGGATCAAGACCATGTCCATGTTCGCCGCTGCGGACCTGACCGACGCCGGCATCAAGATGGACCCGCTGTGGGCCGAGCTTCAGGAACAGGCGCGGCTGCAGTCCGGCACCTGCGAGGTGGACGGCACCATCAACGGCGTCTCCTACGTCGTCCTGGACAACCCGGCCCTGGTCGCCATTCCGAAGCCGGACCCGGGCGACATCTTCTTCGACTTCGAAGGGGACCCGCTCTGGCAAGACCCGTCCACCGGGCAATGGGGAATCGAGTACCTGTTCGGTCTGGTGGAGTTCGCCCCGGAGGGACATGAGTTCCTTTCGTTCACCGCCCACTCGCTGGAGGAGGAACGCCAGGCACTCATCGACTTCATCGACCACGTCACCGAGCGCCGGGCCACTTACCCGGGACTTCACATCTACCACTACGCCCAGTACGAGGTCAGCGCGCTGCGGAAACTGGCCCGCCGGCACGGGGTCATGGTGGACGAAGTGGAGGAGCTTGTCGAAACCGGCGTGCTCTTCGACCTGTACGAGACAGTGAAAGGCTCCGTGCGGATCTCGGACCGGTCCTTCAGCATCAAGAAGCTGGAACCGCTCTACATGCCGGCCGGCCGGATCGGAGTCACCAACGCCGTCGACTCCATGGTCCAGTACAGCATTTACCGTGACGCAGTCGACCAGGGACAGCTGGAAACAGCGAAGTCGATTTTTTCGTCCATCAAAAGCTATAACGAATACGATTGCATTTCGACGTGGAAGCTGCGGGACTGGCTCATCAACCTCACCCGGTAGTTGGCCGGTCAGTCAGTCAGCCACCAGAACCTGCCGCGTCGCACACTTCGTGCGGCGCGGCTTTTCTGTGCGTCCGCACACATAGGATTCGCATGGGGGATTTTCGTTTCGCTTTTGCCCCTGACGCATCGACAGGAGCCGGCACCGCCGGCCACCAGGGACAGAAGGAGCACCATGGGCTTTTGGGACGCAGAAGAGACCGGCGCCGAACGCGCGGCACGCATCAAGGGTGAAAACCAGGCTGCGGAGCATGCCCGCCGGCAGGCCTCCAAGGAGGAAGAGCGCGAGCACAAGCAGCAGGAACGGTGGGACGCGGAGAATCTCCGGTATCAGCGTGCAGAGTACGAGGCGGACCTTGCCGCGTGGAAGAAGAACCCGGCGGAGTACGAACGCCGCTACTCCTCGCCGTTCGATGTTCCGGAGATGCCTGGCAACCCGATCTACGACCAGATCCGCGCGAGGTCCCAGAGGGAGCAGGCGCGGGCGCAAGCGCAGCCCCGGGACGAGCCGATGCCCGCCTTCCTGAAGGTCGGGCTGGTCGTCCTCGGAGTGATCTTTATCCTCCCGGCGCTCCTGCAGGCGATCATGCCCACCGTCGGCCACGTCCTTCAGATCATCTGGCTGATCGTCCTCAGCCTTGCAGGCCTGCTGACCGCGGTCTGGCTGGTCCTGAAGCTCACCGCGGGGGATGACCCGGTCAAGCTCCGGCGCGCACAGCTGGTGAACCCGGTCCGCATCGGCACGATCATCTACCAGGTCGTCCGCGAGCACCTGGCGGAGCGCCGGGCACGGAAGAACGCCGAGTGATGGCAGCTGCAAACCCTGTTGCGGGGGACACCGCGCGCCGGGACGACCTCGAAGCAGGGTTCCAGTTCGTACTCCAGCACGACGCCGAACTGCTGAAGCGGCTGGAGGACGCTTGACCGCGCACCTGACCGTGGCCGAGGCGAAACACTTCCTGGCCCGCTACGGGTTCTTCGTCCGCGACGAGGGTCTCCTGTCGTCCGCCCTCGCCCGGCCGGTCACCTCCGTTATGGGCCAGGACGCCTTTGCATCCCTGGAGCTCAAGGCTGCCGTGCTGCTCGAATCGGCTGCACGGAACCACCCGCTCGTGGACGGCAACAAGCGAACGTCCTGGACACTGATGGTGCTGTTCCTGTGGCTGAACGGGTACCGGCACGACTTCACCACGGATGACGCCTTCGATCTGGTTGTCGGCGCCGCCGAAGGACGCCTCGACCTGGACGAATCCAGCGCCCGCATCGGCAGCCGACTGGTTGCCAGGTAACCGGTGGGCGACAGAGCCCCGCAGGTACGAATCTGCGGGGCTCTATCGTGTTCGGGCCGGCCGGCTTAGGAGAGCACGTTGACCTGGACAGTGAAGACTTCGGCGGCCTTGGCGGCCGAGACGTAGGCGTGGTTCCAGGACTGCTTCGGGTCCGTGCTGCCGTTCGCCATGCCGCCGATCTGGTAGCCGCTCTGCTGCGTGACCGCGCCCGTATCGGCTACGCCGGTGCCATAGGCCTTGCCGTTCTGGAATTTGGCGACACCGGACCAGTCGGCGGTGACAACCCACTGGACCGGTGTGGCGGCCGGGGCTGTGCCGGTTACTGTCAGCTTGTAGTTGCTGGTCAGGCCTGCCGTGGAGACGAACTCGCAGGTCAGGGTGGCGCCGGCATTGACCTTGTAGGTGGCGCCGCCGCACGTGGCGGTTTGCGGGTCAGCTGCTGCCACGAACGGTGTGCCGCCGGCGGCCGTGACGAGCGCGCTGACCTCGGCCGCTGTCAGGCACCCGGGGACGGAGTCTGCGAGGAGCGGCTTCGGGTCGGTGACCTGGTCGGTGGCGTAGAACAGCTTGCCGGTCGCTGACCGGGCAATACCGACGTAGCAGCTGCCGGCCGCGTCCGCCTTGACCGCGGGGGCGTTGGGGGAGGAGATGAGCTGGGCTGCGGCCAGGCCCGCGGAGTCGGTGAACCGGCTGGTGTTGACCTTGGAGACGCCCTGCGCGGTCCGCACGGACCCCAGGTCCTGCTTGGCCCCGTTGTCCTGAGCGAACGGGATGACTCCGAAAACAGAGGCGAGGACACCGGCTGTGAGGATGCCGACGACAACGACCCCGACCAGGATCGAGGGCAGATCGAACGCGCCGGATTCGGAGGAGCGCAGCGCCGCGATGCGGGAGCGGAATGATGAACAGGAGAGCACGGGGGAGATCCCTTCGGTAACGGACAGCCCAGCGCTGCCACACCGGAACATGCGTAGAGGTGGCCGCCTCAGTGTTCTCTACGCATGTTTCCTACCGGAAGACACCGCCCGGTGCACCCGAGGAAAGGCACCCCATGAAGAGAACTGTTTTCGCTGCTGCACTACTGGCCACCACCTTGCTGACGTCCGGCTGCGCCGCTGAGGCGGTCACCGGTGCCGTCGCCGCGCAGGCGGCCCAGGGAAGCGCAGGCGGCCCAGGGAAGCGCAGGCCAGGCGGCCGGGCCGGTGAACGCCATCGAAAAGGCCAAAGAGCAGATCGCAGCCAAGGCGTACACCGCGCGCATTGTCGCCGAGCACGAATCGATGATGGCCGGCCAGGAGTGGAAGGTCACCGGAGCGGGCTGGAAGCCGGCTGCAGCGGTCACCATCACCCTGACCTCACCAGCAGGTGCAACCGTTGGCGTTCCGGTCCACGCCGTCGCCGACGCCAAAGGCCAGCTCAACTCCGCCATCACGCCGCTCGAAGGCACTATCACGGGGCCGTACACCCTGGTGGCAACCGACCCGACGGACGGCTCAGGACCGCACACAGCCGCCGTGAACATCTTCTCCCAATAGGTCTTCCATACCCGCGCAGCGGTGAGAGGAAGCCCCGTGTCTACGCATGTTTTTGAAGGGGCGGAAGGGCTGCACGGAGTCCCGGAATTCGTCCGCCCGCTACTCTGCCTGTGCTGCGGCAAACTCGGCGACCGGTTCGCCTTCCAGGGCGCTGTAAAACGAAAGCATCCGCTCGACCTCGATGATCCGGCCCCTTTCGCCGGGTGCGGTTCCGGCCCATGCGTCCTGCCACGGAGCCTCGCTCTTGACGACGGCGTTGAGGACGTACGGGCGCAACCCGCCGTAGGCGCTGACTACCTCGTCGATGCTTTCGAGCTGCGCCGCCGTGAACACCTCCGGGTTGCCGGGCACGTCCCGGATCAGGAAGACCCCGGGGTGGGTAGCGTGCAGCTCCGGGCTCACCGGCCCGGTGCCCCAGGCGAAGAATGCAGCGTCGGTGAGCAGCTCTTCGTCCCAGACCAGGTGCCATGCCTGGGCGTAGAAGGCCA is part of the Arthrobacter methylotrophus genome and harbors:
- a CDS encoding SHOCT domain-containing protein, which codes for MFNRKRTPYRADIEAAIPAYREAASNIERSEIASLESRLEPGETVLFLSGYRVLPLIVLTDRRVRLFSDGRLKADVSYRLADIDNANWGPSTLSMIVAGTRASIPNFPRQHRTRLMAAFEPAWRAARNQSYEPVPADSDIISQLERLAALRDAGVVTKDEFEAKKVEMLARL
- a CDS encoding GNAT family N-acetyltransferase; its protein translation is MRLKPDTSGSVVYKPFNEADDFTDGWWDDAIYGFEPTQRFYSFFVGQHEVARVEIEVQDVLNSEYDQPAHPGPYAVIHFFEVSEDHRRKGYGTKSVHLIADRYKAMPLVAFSEGADDFWGSLGWARHEHKTEPDHSRPMYVSEPR
- a CDS encoding type II toxin-antitoxin system death-on-curing family toxin translates to MTAHLTVAEAKHFLARYGFFVRDEGLLSSALARPVTSVMGQDAFASLELKAAVLLESAARNHPLVDGNKRTSWTLMVLFLWLNGYRHDFTTDDAFDLVVGAAEGRLDLDESSARIGSRLVAR
- a CDS encoding TM0106 family RecB-like putative nuclease, which produces MSATDIVAGSVCEFAAVRKLDVLLGRIRGVQEDDAMAALTAALGDKHEAKVLGLLRDEFGSSRVYEVKPPRTFDRAGLKDRHRETIQALRDGYEVIYQGSFFDAGFHGRADFLILQEDGTYAVFDTKLARSAKTEALMQLAAYADQLRNAGIPVHTDGHLILGTDETTSHPLPESIPVFNAARDRLRAVLEAHRLGSRPSTWGDPRWMTCLKCADCKAEMEAADDVMLVRRMNRSRRAKLMQAGIKTMSMFAAADLTDAGIKMDPLWAELQEQARLQSGTCEVDGTINGVSYVVLDNPALVAIPKPDPGDIFFDFEGDPLWQDPSTGQWGIEYLFGLVEFAPEGHEFLSFTAHSLEEERQALIDFIDHVTERRATYPGLHIYHYAQYEVSALRKLARRHGVMVDEVEELVETGVLFDLYETVKGSVRISDRSFSIKKLEPLYMPAGRIGVTNAVDSMVQYSIYRDAVDQGQLETAKSIFSSIKSYNEYDCISTWKLRDWLINLTR
- a CDS encoding DEAD/DEAH box helicase translates to MKFTLTDYQHDVTNTVVQRLNAAVAMFDNDGARSAVGLTAPTGAGKTVIATAILEKFFFGGGIQSPNKNLTVLWLTDDPSLNEQSRDKILKASSLIQPSQIEMIDATYDREVLEPGKIHFINIGRLAQGATSHIATGDSRRWSLWETIGNTVARRNRDFLFIVDEAHRGSEVKSGDKKTIMRTILDGGPVEFPDGAGNKKTIVNVPVGIMLGISATPKKFEDAMKATDVDGNNLAERTLFKVAADTAKVRDSGMIKDLINVNHPNDNQPTDDTLVRAAVRDLINYTKLWEQEGAASGGVHPVKPLLVVQVHDRVSEATLGNLVTSMAAEWKDGLQQETGKPPVIVHSFGEKKHIDLPDGRMIPYMAPQNIEENQHVRVVLFKAALTTGWDCPRAEVMVSLRAAKEHTSIAQLIGRMVRTPVAGRIDTDGLDELNSVSLYLPHYDKDEVAKVVSAFVGDADVEVPVAVNPMQFERTPGIPDALWEIVLPKEIKPKRTFASETARLATLGTRLDGLKIINPYSPAITLTQEVENRVTDILLSEYRRLQAGIDDDASGLLEVTYDRVGYDQYTGATITTTALAVRTSATNIRELHKKAEARMPDASGRWLYNALYAQLGDHEEAVVRLSAMSVHDEVIKELEGAASRLIDSWRHDFQPKVSRLDADERVKLDEIWHPHGVPVPGTFTFPKTVKTRTQKVVTDAKGKATIEDLETFKGHLYSDANGDYPMVATGWEKDVIAKELAQPGLLGWYRNPSSGAGGLSVSYIEGGVDKSMFPDFLFFYQVDGKIVVDIVDPHNHSLGDTPGKWAALSRFARQNPGVFRRVSAVIKNKAGVLKSLELTGRANTVLEDKIAAASGGEDIASLFEEFGGTY
- a CDS encoding Panacea domain-containing protein, translating into MTGMENTQSRPDATIFDLAAAILARTGEIATMRLHKLAFYAQAWHLVWDEELLTDAAFFAWGTGPVSPELHATHPGVFLIRDVPGNPEVFTAAQLESIDEVVSAYGGLRPYVLNAVVKSEAPWQDAWAGTAPGERGRIIEVERMLSFYSALEGEPVAEFAAAQAE